A window from Seriola aureovittata isolate HTS-2021-v1 ecotype China chromosome 14, ASM2101889v1, whole genome shotgun sequence encodes these proteins:
- the LOC130181509 gene encoding hydroxycarboxylic acid receptor 2-like: MALVNCTPEAINETNIIMHCQIPQNHGSLFWQFVMIIEMIVGLPGNTVAMWIFCFRMKFWKPHALFLFNMVIADFLLIISVPFRIDTSLRGDYWVFGQYWCRINLFMLSVNRSASIAFMTAVTVDRYFKVVHPHHRVSRMTLTQAGWLVGLLWTVVIALRIPLLTTNLLYQDGNVSLCRSFNSYKRTPSAIKVHYGVFIAEFFLPWFLLLFCSARIACSLHQRWIYRRNMVWKATRAVVLISLVFTICFMPGVITGLRGMYIKQFHPDDCASYNQIIKFFMLSIPFTYLNSSLDPVIYCFSSSMFHDALKNSISHLGFVKKNVRPANSTASNS; encoded by the coding sequence ATGGCTTTGGTGAACTGTACTCCTGAGGCAATAAATGAAACTAACATTATCATGCACTGCCAAATCCCCCAAAATCATGGATCTTTGTTCTGGCAATTTGTCATGATCATTGAGATGATTGTGGGCCTGCCAGGAAACACAGTAGCCATGTGGATTTTCTGTTTCCGCATGAAGTTCTGGAAACCCCAcgctcttttcctttttaacatGGTTATAGCTGACTTCCTGCTTATCATCAGCGTGCCCTTCCGCATCGACACAAGCCTGCGAGGGGATTACTGGGTGTTTGGACAATACTGGTGCCGCATCAACCTCTTCATGCTGTCGGTCAATCGCTCTGCCAGTATTGCATTCAtgacagctgtgacagtggATCGCTACTTTAAAGTGGTCCATCCACATCACCGCGTCAGCCGTATGACTTTAACTCAGGCGGGTTGGCTCGTAGGCCTGTTGTGGACTGTTGTAATTGCCCTTCGGATTCCGCTGTTGACCACCAATCTCCTCTACCAGGATGGCAACGTCTCCCTGTGTCGAAGCTTCAACTCCTATAAGAGAACCCCTTCGGCGATAAAGGTACACTATGGGGTCTTCATTGCAGAGTTCTTCCTGCCGTGGTTCTTGTTGCTGTTCTGCTCAGCCCGTATAGCCTGCTCCCTGCACCAACGGTGGATATACAGGCGGAATATGGTGTGGAAGGCCACCCGAGCGGTAGTATTGATCAGTTTGGTGTTCACTATCTGCTTCATGCCAGGTGTCATCACAGGTCTGAGGGGGATGTACATCAAGCAGTTCCACCCAGACGACTGTGCATCCTACAATCAGATCATCAAGTTCTTTATGCTGAGCATTCCCTTCACCTACCTCAACAGCTCTTTGGACCCTGTCATCTACTGTTTCTCCAGCTCCATGTTTCATGATGCCCTCAAGAACTCCATCAGCCACCTGGGCTTTGTGAAGAAGAATGTCAGGCCAGCCAATAGCACAGCCAGTAACAGCTAA